Proteins co-encoded in one Arachis stenosperma cultivar V10309 chromosome 7, arast.V10309.gnm1.PFL2, whole genome shotgun sequence genomic window:
- the LOC130939642 gene encoding phosphatidylinositol 4-phosphate 5-kinase 3-like, with protein sequence MNDAAEQCLSSNHGRAQVSQIDACAGSEKAAALRKLFKVDLADYMLSICGNEVLRELCSPGKSGSFFYLTNDDCYMIKTMKKVEVKALLRMLPAYYTHFRTYQNTMVTKYYGLHYVKLIGHIQRKGSSLGRTTNKPETELSETTILKDLDLNFIFRLQPSRFEEFCSQIDRDCELLEQEGIMDYSLLVGIHFRHISPDGELVPCGSENLIGKAKKLRGSGKSNNHQHHHHLQVVHKETELDAMQAERCHVLTYEDGEGDLIMIGDVPWDILYDKRFNAFHYLVSDEDAPNYRSIIQNPMDMATVLHHVDNGHYITCARIFILLNTQPFRSEPLHHRRSPPPFTTAHRHRQIPSISQAFVDLHLYRPSLAPPISASNSSVAAVSHVLSLRDPVFAASDPPA encoded by the exons ATGAACGATGCTGCAGAACAATGCCTGAGTTCGAACCATGGGAGAGCTCAGGTATCTCAGATCGATGCCTGTGCTGGTTCTGAAAAAGCTGC GGCTCTTAGGAAGCTATTCAAGGTGGATCTAGCTGATTACATGTTATCCATATGCGGAAATGAAGTTCTTCGTGAACTTTGCTCCCCCGGAAAAAGTGGAAGCTTCTTTTACTTGACGAATGACGACTGCTACATGATTAAGACAATGAAGAAAGTTGAAGTAAAA GCTCTCTTGAGAATGCTTCCTGCCTACTATACTCATTTTCGAACCTATCAAAATACAATGGTGACAAAGTATTATGGTTTGCATTATGTCAAATTAATTGGACATATCCAAAGGAAG GGATCTTCGCTTGGTCGTACAACCAATAAGCCTGAGACTGAGCTTAGTGAAACAACTATCCTTAAGGATCTTGATCTAAACTTTATATTCCGGCTGCAACCGTCTCGATTTGAAGAATTCTGCAG TCAAATTGATAGAGACTGTGAGCTTCTAGAACAAGAGGGAATTATGGACTATAGTTTATTAGTAGGTATTCATTTTAGACATATATCACCAGATGGGGAACTTGTTCCTTGTGGATCTGAGAATCTTATTG GAAAAGCCAAAAAGTTAAG GGGTAGTGGCAAATCCAATAatcatcaacatcatcatcactTGCAAGTAGTTCACAAG GAAACTGAGTTAGATGCAATGCAAGCAGAGAGGTGCCATGTGCTAACTTATGAGGATGGAGAAGGGGACTTGATTATGATTGGAGATGTGCCTTGGGA CATATTGTATGACAAACGATTTAATGCCTTTCATTATCTGGTCTCTGATGAAGATGCACCTAATTATCGGTCAATTATACAGAACCCAATGGATATGGCTACTGTGCTGCATCATGTTGATAATGGTCATTATATCACATGTGCAAGGATTTTTAT ACTCCTGAACACCCAACCCTTCCGATCTGAACCTCTCCACCATCGCCGTTCACCGCCGCCGTTCACCACTGCTCACCGACACCGCCAGATCCCTTCTATCTCACAGGCATTCGTCGATCTCCATCTCTATCGCCCGTCGTTAGCGCCCCCTATTTCTGCCTCCAACAGCAGTGTCGCCGCCGTCTCTCACGTTCTAAGCCTCCGTGACCCTGTGTTTGCCGCCTCCGATCCACCAGCGTAG
- the LOC130939643 gene encoding protein FAR1-RELATED SEQUENCE 5-like, with the protein MNIDDNKNLKESIECDELCFGYDSSSDKEEEDLINNEDKFSESMKVSNCSYKIQEVEKKLNELSYDDMWGIEFDTVDQCCDFYRNYAKVHDFVARLDEKGQDFNGNLNMRQIVCNREGTRRKKYLEMENRKKDHKPITCVMCQAKIRFHYDLILQKWRVTKFEETHNHDLIPPKYIQFVPAYRTMTDANKAQTDSLHFYGVRTCHIMGFMVAQKGGPNRAGFTKKDLYNHFDRSRRAKIKDGDAHAALSYLISKADEDPLLQEKFTLKDVKLDNLVWADGSSITDYQCFGDVLAFDTTYQKNKYNRPLVVFSGTNHHGQTCIFGCGLLSDEKRETYVLVLNMFMEIMGNKQPIAVATDGDLAMREAIKEVLPNAAHRLCAWHLYRNACEAIKNSKFLDGLKHLMYGNFFPEEFERRWHNLISEYELFENEWLQKTYRIKEMWASSYLNDKFFSGIRTTSQCEGIHSLIKNYISKKCYHLELIHNFNEALTQYRTNELLSDFKSLFTTPVLTTCLQDNEKQAADIFTRSMFKEVRCEIEEAGKLNVTHSVSNNEVKVRINKYRQPGRECEVQYDKATKKFACDCRLFESCGIPCCHIFCTMRHDHIDIIPNTLVCTRWTKNAKKDYVCSVTSAETDSENIAGIRYGALATLCFTLCESASKNRDDFMEIRDDIFGLIQKLKKRRDPDSNVLSNACMVGDPTVVKTKEAPRQNRWAIKSRKCSHYTRRGHTIRRYPELYSRDVLHTGHHQSSDELNDEKSYSEEEINHQSNDESNVQSVDHRYFNDNGTNKLAIQKNKNGVKATKGVKVSESNEEHHYDGGSEAANTGSRRLRTIPFPLYEVTGLYRQFPLLIVRAKSFPIKEGNQATLTRSNGSKRVQKASRGEQRIVRSWKSSPSNYIYLVAQMGLEAASSMFHFVMGKKEIRRWGNSSRSLSATNKRL; encoded by the exons ATGAACATCGATGACAATAAGAACTTAAAGGAGTCTATCGAATGTGATGAGCTGTGTTTTGGGTATGATAGTAGTTCTGATAAGGAGGAGGAAGATCTTATCAACAATGAGGATAAATTCAGTGAATCCATGAAGGTGTCGAATTGTAGCTATAAAATTCAAGAAGTTGAGAAGAAGTTAAACGAATTAAGCTATGATGACATGTGGGGTATTGAGTTTGACACCGTTGATCAATGTTGTGATTTTTATAGAAATTATGCTAAAGTGCACGATTTTGTTGCGAGACTTGACGAAAAAGGACAAGATTTTAATGGAAACCTTAATATGCGACAGATTGTTTGTAACAGAGAGGGTACACGTAGAAAAAAGTACTTGGAGATGGAGAATAGAAAAAAGGATCACAAGCCAATCACATGTGTAATGTGTCAAGCAAAGATTAGATTTCACTATGACTTGATTTTACAAAAGTGGCGGGTCACCAAATTTGAAGAGACTCACAACCATGACCTCATCCCACCTAAGTATATCCAGTTTGTTCCGGCATATCGAACAATGACTGACGCTAATAAAGCACAGACTGATAGTTTGCACTTTTATGGTGTTAGAACTTGTCATATAATGGGGTTCATGGTGGCACAAAAAGGAGGTCCGAACAGGGCGGGATTCACAAAAAAAGATCTATACAATCATTTTGACAGATCGAGGCGTGCAAAGATAAAAGATGGTGATGCACATGCAGCATTGAGTTACCTAATTTCTAAGGCAGATGAAGATCCACTATTGCAAGAAAAGTTTACTTTGAAGGATGTTAAGCTTGATAATTTAGTGTGGGCCGATGGGTCTAGCATCACTGATTACCAATGTTTTGGTGATGTGTTAGCCTTCGACACGACATACCAAAAAAATAAGTATAATAGGCCGTTGGTTGTCTTCTCAGGAACAAATCATCATGGACAAACATGCATTTTTGGTTGTGGTTTATTATCCGATGAGAAGCGGGAAACCTATGTTTTGGTGTTGAATATGTTCATGGAGATAATGGGTAATAAACAACCTATAGCTGTGGCGACAGATGGAGATCTTGCAATGAGGGAGGCAATAAAAGAAGTTCTTCCAAACGCTGCACACCGTCTTTGTGCATGGCATCTCTACCGTAATGCTTGTGAAGCTATAAAGAATTCAAAATTCTTAGATGGGTTAAAACACCTAATGTATGGAAATTTTTTTCCTGAAGAGTTTGAGAGAAGATGGCATAACTTGATATCTGAGTACGAGCTTTTTGAGAATGAATGGTTGCAAAAGACATACAGGATCAAAGAAATGTGGGCTTCCTCATATTTAAATGATAAGTTTTTCAGTGGAATCAGGACTACGTCACAATGCGAAGGTATCCACTCCTTGATAAAGAATTACATTAGTAAAAAGTGCTACCATTTAGAATTGATACACAACTTTAATGAAGCATTGACGCAGTATCGGACAAATGAACTTTTATCCGATTTTAAATCATTATTTACAACTCCTGTGTTGACCACGTGTCTTCAAGACAATGAGAAGCAAGCGGCCGATATTTTCACCAGAAGCATGTTTAAAGAGGTTCGGTGTGAGATAGAAGAAGCTGGAAAATTAAATGTTACACATTCAGTAAGCAACAATGAAGTTAAGGtgagaataaataaatataggCAACCCGGGAGGGAATGTGAAGTACAATATGATAAAGCCACTAAAAAATTTGCTTGTGATTGTCGTTTGTTTGAAAGTTGTGGCATTCCATGTTGTCATATTTTTTGTACTATGAGACATGACCACATCGATATCATTCCTAATACTCTTGTCTGCACGAGGTGGACTAAAAATGCTAAGAAGGATTATGTATGTTCAGTTACATCCGCAGAAACTGACTCTGAAAATATTGCTGGTATTAGATATGGTGCTCTAGCAACACTATGTTTCACATTATGTGAGTCGGCATCAAAGAACCGAGATGACTTCATGGAGATTAGAGATGACATTTTTGGACTAATCCAAAAACTTAAAAAGAGACGCGATCCTGACTCCAATGTTCTTTCTAATGCGTGTATGGTCGGTGACCCAACTGTTGTGAAGACAAAGGAAGCCCCTCGTCAAAATAGATGGGCAATAAAATCTCGTAAGTGTTCTCATTATACACGTCGTGGTCATACGATTCGAAGGTATCCAGAATTATACAGTAGAGACGTCCTACATACTGGTCATCACCAATCGAGTGATGAACTCAATGATGAAAag AGTTATTctgaagaagaaataaatcaCCAAAGCAATGATGAGAGCAATGTTCAGAGTGTAGATCACAGATATTTTAATGACAATGGAACAAATAAATTAGCtatacaaaaaaataagaatGGAGTTAAGGCTACCAAG GGTGTGAAAGTCAGCGAGAGTAATGAAGAACACCATTACGATGGTGGATCGGAAGCGGCAAACACAGGGTCACGGAGACTTAGAAC AATTCCATTTCCTTTGTACGAAGTTACAGGCTTGTATAGGCAGTTTCCACTTCTTATTGTAAGGGCAAAAAGCTTCCCAATTAAAGAAGGAAATCAAGCTACGCTAACCAGGTCAAATGGCTCCAAAAGAGTACAAAAAGCAAGCCGCGGAGAACAAAGGATAGTTCGATCATGGAAGTCGTCCCCAAGCAACTACATCTACCTGGTAGCACAAATGGGCTTAGAAGCGGCTAGTAGCATGTTCCATTTCGTCATGGGAAAGAAAGAGATTAGGCGTTGGGGTAACAGTTCCAGAAGCTTGAGTGCCACCAACAAGAGATTGTGA
- the LOC130939644 gene encoding uncharacterized protein LOC130939644, translating into MNEFQVGQQFQDKDEALLSVKTYSIHRGVQYKVVESDYRRYVGKCSEFGNGCTWLIRLSLRQRKGIWEVKRYNGPHTCLASSISSDHRSLDYHVISTFIMPMVRADAAVNIKVLQNATAAHFGFRPTYRRVWMAKQKAVAVIYGDWDESYNELPRWVLGVQLTMPGTVAVLRTCPVRVGGQVDESQVYFHRLFWTFPPCIQAFHHCKPLVSIDGTHLYGKYGGYHHWYDGPDIITGMWSTELGHNAITSK; encoded by the coding sequence ATGAACGAGTTCCAAGTTGGCCAACAATTTCAGGATAAAGATGAGGCGCTGTTGAGTGTGAAGACGTACAGTATCCACCGAGGGGTGCAGTACAAGGTCGTTGAGTCTGACTACCGCAGGTATGTGGGAAAGTGTTCTGAGTTTGGGAATGGGTGCACATGGCTAATTCGGTTGAGTCTCCGACAGCGGAAGGGTATCTGGGAAGTGAAGCGATACAACGGACCGCATACATGTCTTGCCAGCTCCATCTCCAGCGATCATAGGAGTCTGGACTACCATGTCATATCCACCTTCATTATGCCGATGGTTAGGGCTGATGCAGCTGTGAACATCAAGGTGCTTCAAAATGCCACGGCCGCACACTTTGGGTTCAGGCCTACGTACAGGAGGGTATGGATGGCGAAGCAGAAGGCCGTTGCCGTCATATATGGGGACTGGGACGAGTCGTACAATGAGCTCCCTAGGTGGGTTCTAGGAGTTCAGCTGACGATGCCTGGCACTGTAGCCGTCCTCAGGACTTGCCCGGTTCGGGTTGGGGGACAGGTCGACGAGTCTCAGGTTTATTTTCATAGGTTGTTCTGGACTTTCCCCCCTTGTATCCAGGCATTCCATCATTGCAAGCCTTTGGTGAGTATTGATGGCACCCATCTATATGGTAAGTATGGGGGATATCATCACTGGTATGATGGTCCGGATATCATCACTGGTATGTGGTCCACCGAACTCGGCCACAATGCCATCACTAGCAAGTAA